The following are encoded in a window of Oreochromis aureus strain Israel breed Guangdong linkage group 10, ZZ_aureus, whole genome shotgun sequence genomic DNA:
- the si:rp71-1d10.8 gene encoding tigger transposable element-derived protein 6: MPSRNHLDKIGRKKKKRWTEDAMERALIEVKSGRCTVRQAAKQFGVPKSSLGDRVSGRVTPGSRSGPAQLITSADEELLVEFSLYMSRHGFPLTKQQLVSFASSIYKRQHRRVAFSKLGQTWWLNFRKRQEKNITIQPADNVVRGRTVSVRKEAVDQFFHLLRTVVDAHELRDKPHQIFNCNDTDFQLSRKRVTLPKSVSLGHKPAPGSRDHVSVLACFNAVGEDIPPFIIYSKAYPGGVCYKTQGPPNALYGWSDSGCINSDLFKKWFLKHFLVHAPKERPLLLIFDGHKSPVNLEVVETARKEDVILLCLPPHCSHILQPLNDGLFVVLKQHFASFLGDGYTTDTHFAVSKKEFSGVFKGTYQVAKEEEGVRIVKEGFRKSGIYPLNPFTICDRHMISAHIGQIAAPSLSTPVPGVHTVGDLTDAGPSS, translated from the coding sequence atgccATCGAGAAATCACCTTGACAAAATcgggaggaagaaaaagaagaggtggacagaagACGCCATGGAGCGTGCACTGATAGAGGTCAAGTCAGGCAGGTGCACAGTAAGACAAGCCGCCAAGCAGTTTGGAGTCCCTAAATCTTCACTGGGGGACAGAGTCAGTGGACGGGTGACCCCTGGGAGCCGTAGCGGCCCGGCTCAGCTTATAACATCTGCCGATGAGGAGTTGTTGGTCGAGTTCTCCTTATACATGTCCAGGCATGGATTCCCACTTACAAAGCAGCAGCTGGTGTCCTTCGCATCGTCAATTTATAAGCGGCAGCACCGGAGGGTGGCATTTTCCAAACTGGGCCAGACATGGTGGCTCAATTTTAGAAAACGACAAGAGAAAAACATCACTATTCAGCCAGCAGACAATGTTGTCCGTGGGAGGACCGTGTCAGTGAGAAAGGAAGCAGTAGATCAGTTTTTTCACCTCCTGAGGACTGTTGTAGATGCTCATGAGCTCAGAGACAAGCCTCACCAAATTTTCAACTGCAATGACACAGACTTTCAGCTGAGTAGGAAGAGGGTGACTCTCCCCAAATCTGTCAGTCTAGGCCACAAGCCAGCGCCAGGCTCCAGGGACCATGTCTCCGTCCTGGCTTGCTTTAATGCGGTTGGAGAGGACATCCCCCCATTTATAATCTACTCAAAGGCCTATCCAGGGGGAGTATGCTACAAGACACAAGGACCGCCAAATGCCCTATACGGGTGGTCAGACTCAGGATGTATCAATTCAGACCTCTTTAAGAAATGGTTCCTCAAACATTTTCTCGTGCACGCACCAAAGGAGCGTCCACTGCTGCTGATTTTCGATGGCCACAAGTCACCCGTGAACCTGGAGGTGGTGGAAACAGCTCGTAAGGAGGATGTCATTCTTCTGTGCCTCCCACCTCATTGCTCCCACATCCTCCAGCCACTCAATGACGGTCTCTTTGTGGTCCTCAAGCAGCACTTTGCTTCATTCCTAGGCGACGGCTACACTACTGacacccactttgcagttagCAAAAAGGAGTTCTCAGGAGTTTTCAAAGGAACATATCAGGTAGCAAAGGAGGAGGAAGGTGTGAGAATTGTGAAGGAAGGCTTTAGGAAATCTGGGATCTACCCACTGAACCCCTTCACCATCTGTGACAGACACATGATATCAGCCCACATTGGCCAGATAGCTGCTCCCTCCTTGTCAACACCAGTGCCGGGAGTGCACACTGTAGGAGACCTCACAGATGCTGGGCCGTCTTCCTAA
- the cwc15 gene encoding protein CWC15 homolog, giving the protein MTTAARPTFEPARGGRGKGEGDLSALSKQYSSRDLPGHTKIKYRQPTQDAPEEVRARDFRRELEERERVAAREKTRERGPREHTTSSSSSSSSSKRPRLDQIPAANLDADDPLTDDDEDEDSDQDSDDDDTAALLAELEKIKKERAEEQERKEREQKAEEERIRMENILSGNPLINLAGQQQQNQTQNTFRVKRRWDDDVVFKNCAKGVDEARKEKRFVNDTLRSEFHKKFMEKYVK; this is encoded by the exons ATGACTACAGCTGCAAGACCAACATTTGAGCCGGCAAGAGGAGGGAGGGGTAAAGGAGAAGGTGATTTGAGTGCTCTCTCCAAGCAATACTCCAGTCGAGATCTTCCAGGTCACACAAAGATCAAGTACAG GCAACCTACCCAGGATGCCCCTGAGGAGGTCCGTGCCCGTGACTTTCGTAGAGAGCTGGAGGAGAGGGAGCGTGTAGCAGCACGTGAAAAGACCAGAGAGAGGGGACCAAGAG AGCAcaccacatcatcatcatcttcttcgtCATCTTCAAAGAGGCCAAGACTGGATCAGATCCCAGCTGCTAACCTTGATGCTGATGATCCTCTCACTGAT gaTGATGAGGACGAGGACTCTGATCAagatagtgatgatgatgacactGCAGCTCTTTTGGCTGAATTGGAGAAGATTAAAAAAGAGCGTGCTGAAGAGCAAGAACGCAAA GAGCGAGAGCAAaaggcagaggaggagagaaTTCGAATGGAAAATATCTTGAGCGGCAATCCACTGATTAATTTGGCTGGACAGCAGCAACAGAACCAGACACAGAATACATTCAGAGTCAAGAGAAG GTGGGATGATGACGTAGTGTTCAAGAATTGCGCCAAAGGAGTGGACGAGGCACGGAAGGAGAAACGCTTTGTCAATGACACACTGCGCTCTGAATTTCACAAAAAATTTATGGAGAAATATGTAAAGTAG